One genomic region from Sphingomonas paeninsulae encodes:
- the gspG gene encoding type II secretion system major pseudopilin GspG — MNRQRNFQPPHHHSENGFTLVELMVVIVIIGLLTTIVAINVLPSLGKANAQVAKTDIATLDQAVEHYRIDNNAYPSGAQGLQALVASPNSSTTGGYIKKLPNDPWKRPYIYTFPGQHGAFDISTLGADGVAGGRAKMPISATGSKVRIPEQGFTLIELMVVVAIIGIASGAVVLAMPDPGGRARVEAETFAARAIAVRDDAIVESRDMSVWVTTDGYGTSRRRRGGWQAVDVRPFDARRWKPGTTAIVDANGTKRAVFDTTGAVVNPVTFTIVRNSDRATVSISGDGVIRVGS; from the coding sequence ATGAACCGTCAACGAAACTTCCAACCTCCACATCATCATTCCGAAAACGGCTTTACGCTTGTCGAACTGATGGTCGTGATCGTGATTATCGGCCTGCTTACGACGATCGTGGCGATTAATGTGTTACCGAGTCTCGGCAAGGCGAATGCGCAGGTTGCAAAGACCGACATTGCGACGCTGGACCAAGCGGTCGAACATTACCGGATCGACAATAATGCATATCCGTCCGGTGCGCAGGGGCTTCAAGCACTCGTTGCGTCGCCGAATAGCAGCACGACGGGTGGTTATATCAAAAAGCTTCCAAACGACCCTTGGAAGCGACCGTATATCTATACATTTCCGGGGCAGCATGGGGCGTTCGATATTTCGACGCTTGGTGCCGATGGTGTGGCCGGGGGACGGGCGAAAATGCCGATATCGGCAACTGGCAGTAAAGTTCGCATCCCCGAACAGGGTTTTACATTGATCGAGTTGATGGTCGTCGTCGCGATCATCGGTATCGCGTCGGGTGCCGTCGTGCTTGCGATGCCCGATCCGGGCGGACGTGCTCGTGTCGAGGCGGAGACATTTGCGGCACGTGCCATCGCGGTGCGCGACGATGCCATCGTGGAATCGCGCGATATGAGCGTGTGGGTGACGACCGACGGCTATGGCACATCCCGGCGTCGACGCGGGGGCTGGCAAGCTGTCGACGTCAGGCCATTCGATGCGCGGCGATGGAAACCGGGAACGACCGCGATTGTCGACGCCAACGGTACAAAGCGCGCGGTGTTCGACACTACGGGCGCGGTCGTTAACCCGGTAACATTCACCATTGTTCGAAATTCTGACCGGGCCACTGTCTCTATCAGCGGGGATGGAGTCATTCGTGTCGGATCGTGA
- the gspK gene encoding type II secretion system minor pseudopilin GspK, giving the protein MKHAAPPEEQGAALLSVLLLVAIVAVLAAASLEKLKLATHLAGNSSAIDQARAYAMSAETVSLYRIGDLLQRDTAKTTLEGNWANRDVNFPIDGGSASARLTDGGNCFNLNGMVQKQSENSYVVRPEAVTQFARLMALLEIPAADARRVSIATADWIDSDSVPQPGGAEDESYATATIPYRTGNTLMVDPSELRAVAGVTPALYTRVRPFLCALPMADMSQININTLLPAQAPLLAMMVPGLDSARAKAIIDARPAGGHSDLVKFWEQSDLRGTSDFSKQQLGLRSRWFGLHMLIELTGAELEENALIDAALQPAKLVRRSYGEAT; this is encoded by the coding sequence ATGAAGCACGCCGCTCCACCAGAGGAACAAGGCGCGGCTCTGCTTTCGGTGCTGCTTCTGGTCGCGATCGTCGCAGTGTTGGCTGCTGCCAGTCTCGAAAAACTTAAACTTGCCACTCATCTGGCAGGTAATAGCAGCGCGATCGATCAGGCGCGTGCCTATGCGATGTCGGCCGAAACGGTGTCGCTCTATCGGATTGGTGATCTGCTTCAACGCGACACGGCAAAGACCACTCTGGAAGGCAATTGGGCGAACCGTGACGTTAATTTCCCGATCGACGGCGGCTCTGCTTCGGCCCGGCTCACCGATGGCGGCAACTGTTTCAACCTGAACGGAATGGTCCAAAAACAGTCCGAAAACAGCTATGTCGTTCGCCCGGAAGCCGTCACGCAGTTTGCGCGTTTGATGGCGTTGCTGGAAATTCCAGCAGCGGATGCGCGCCGAGTCTCGATTGCCACCGCCGACTGGATAGACAGCGATTCCGTGCCGCAGCCGGGAGGCGCCGAAGATGAGAGCTATGCAACCGCTACCATCCCGTATCGAACGGGTAATACGCTAATGGTCGACCCAAGTGAGTTGCGTGCCGTTGCCGGGGTTACGCCCGCGCTCTACACCCGCGTTCGACCTTTTCTCTGCGCGCTTCCAATGGCCGATATGTCCCAGATCAATATCAACACCTTGCTGCCGGCTCAGGCACCCCTGCTTGCCATGATGGTGCCCGGCCTCGACTCCGCACGCGCAAAGGCGATCATCGACGCGCGACCGGCTGGTGGGCACAGCGACCTCGTCAAGTTTTGGGAGCAGTCCGACCTTCGGGGAACTTCGGACTTCTCAAAGCAGCAGCTTGGTCTGCGGTCGCGCTGGTTCGGGTTGCATATGCTGATCGAATTGACCGGCGCAGAGCTGGAAGAAAATGCGCTGATCGACGCGGCGCTCCAGCCTGCGAAGCTCGTTCGCCGCAGTTATGGCGAAGCGACGTGA
- the gspJ gene encoding type II secretion system minor pseudopilin GspJ, producing MTLPAAPQSAENGFTLVELMVSLFIFGLIAVAGVSLLTFSVRAQASASARLDDMAQDRRLSALLTSDLAQALPRISRALNGDPVRAFAGTDGSRDGLLMGYVRAGWSNPDSSARAGIQRVDIVLDKGRIERRAYPMTDGTMPATTILLADNVESVGLRYREKAGWRPAWDTSRLDQMPRAVELTIKRKAHAALLTAFLVGTAYP from the coding sequence ATGACGCTTCCCGCAGCCCCCCAATCCGCCGAAAATGGTTTCACGCTCGTAGAGCTTATGGTGTCGCTGTTCATCTTTGGGCTGATCGCTGTGGCGGGTGTTTCGCTTCTGACGTTCAGTGTCCGCGCTCAGGCTTCGGCGTCAGCAAGACTGGACGACATGGCGCAGGACCGACGGCTGTCGGCGTTACTTACCAGCGATCTGGCACAGGCGCTGCCCCGTATTTCGCGTGCCCTGAATGGTGATCCGGTTCGCGCGTTCGCGGGGACCGATGGCAGCAGAGACGGGCTGTTGATGGGATATGTTCGCGCAGGCTGGAGCAATCCTGACAGTAGCGCCCGCGCCGGTATTCAGCGCGTCGATATCGTGTTGGACAAGGGACGCATCGAGCGACGTGCCTATCCGATGACGGACGGCACGATGCCTGCAACTACTATCTTGCTCGCGGACAACGTCGAAAGTGTCGGTCTTCGCTACCGCGAGAAAGCGGGCTGGCGTCCGGCCTGGGACACCAGCCGTCTGGACCAGATGCCGCGTGCGGTCGAATTGACGATAAAGCGCAAGGCCCATGCTGCGCTGCTGACGGCGTTCCTTGTCGGCACAGCTTATCCATGA
- the gspI gene encoding type II secretion system minor pseudopilin GspI, with product MSDRERGFTLIEMLVALAIFSLAALALLRLEGVTMNSTALLADRSIAQTVVRNLAVEVLSDPSAPSFGRATGSVINGGREWSWTRVVTRTDDVRIARVDFTVVDDRGRASGKLSLARAVQ from the coding sequence GTGTCGGATCGTGAACGCGGCTTCACGCTTATCGAAATGCTTGTCGCACTCGCCATATTCAGCCTTGCGGCGCTCGCGTTACTCCGGCTTGAGGGGGTGACCATGAACTCGACGGCTTTATTGGCCGATCGCTCGATTGCACAGACAGTCGTTCGAAATCTGGCCGTCGAAGTGCTGAGCGACCCATCGGCACCAAGCTTTGGTCGCGCCACGGGTTCGGTCATCAATGGTGGCCGCGAATGGAGCTGGACCCGCGTCGTTACCCGCACCGATGACGTTCGAATTGCCCGCGTCGATTTCACCGTGGTCGATGACAGGGGGCGGGCAAGTGGGAAGCTTTCGCTGGCGAGAGCGGTGCAATGA